The window AGCGACCAACAAGCGGTCGGCCAACGCCGGAAATAACCTTGATGGCCTCCATGGCCTGGGCAGAGCCAATCATACCAACGAGTGGCGCAATCACTCCGGCTTCGGAACAGGTCAGGTCTTCATTGCCCTGCTCCGGATAGAGGCAGTGGTAACAAGGGGATTCCGGTAGCCGGCTGTCATAAACACTGAGCTGGCCTTCGCCCCGGATAGCGGCACCAGAGATCAGCGGAACACCGGCAGCCACACAGGCGCGATTCAGGGCAAACCGGGTGCTGAAGTTGTCCGAGCAGTCCAGAACCAGCGTAGCTTCGGCTACTTCATGGGCAAAATCATCCGGTGCCAGGCGTCGGTTTACCACATTTATAGACGCCGCCGG is drawn from Marinobacter sp. ANT_B65 and contains these coding sequences:
- a CDS encoding HesA/MoeB/ThiF family protein, producing the protein MLSDDELLRFSRQILMPRFDIAGQEALLSARVLVIGAGGLGCPVALYLGAAGVGHLTLVDDDVIELANLQRQIAFETSQIGEPKAEVLAARVRSINPAASINVVNRRLAPDDFAHEVAEATLVLDCSDNFSTRFALNRACVAAGVPLISGAAIRGEGQLSVYDSRLPESPCYHCLYPEQGNEDLTCSEAGVIAPLVGMIGSAQAMEAIKVISGVGRPLVGRLLILDAWEMQWREMKLLKDPDCPVCGSK